The Bartonella krasnovii sequence TTGCTCTACTCTGGCAACCAACCCATAAATTCTTCGAGCAATGGATAGCACAGATCTTGAGCTATACATTCCTCTTCATACTCTTAACAACCGTGTTTAAGCTAATGATGAATATCTTCTCAAACTATTTGAATGATATGCAGGTCGGTATCGCACAAAATATAGGCTATATGTTTGGTGGTGCTCTCATCCTGTCCATTATATCCATTATGCTGTTACTCAAACTGTCAAACATTGCCAATTCTTTAGCAAAAGGAATCACTTTCGCTCATCTATGGAGACATAGAGACTAGATAATATAAAAAGCAGTGATTCTCGTAACGGATACCCCTTAATATCCACAGGACAAAACAACCAGCTATCCAATCCTACAGTAAAAAACATTTACACTGAAATTAAGTTATTTTCATAAATTTAAAAATGAAATTAAGAAAAGCAAAATAACTACACATTATGTGCTTTACTTTATATTTAAAATGGCAATAATGACAAAAATGTTGGACTTTATTTAATTATCAAAAAGAGTAATATTAAAATGAAAAATATCATTCTTATGATTTTGATTGGAAATCTCTTATCGGCTTGTGCCTTAACACCAAAGCCAAAGTAGTCAAATGATAGAAACCGTATACCTATTAATAAAACACAATCCCTGCCGGAGTTAAGCGAGGAGACAGATGAAAAAACGGTTTGTTATAACAGGAATCATTGTCCTTTTGACAATGCTGAATCTAACCCCATCAAATGCAGAGGTGAAAGTAGAGTTCGGACCTTCACCAGCTCCATCATCTCCTTTCCCTCCCCAAATCTCATCATCTACTTTATCGCTAGACTATACAAAAATTACAGAAATTATTGACTTATTAAACAAACAAATTGAGGAAAATAAAAAACAGATCAAAAAAACGCAAGAAATCAATCAGTCTATAACAGGCAATAGAATACAAACACCAACAATAGGAGAAAAAACAAAACAGTCATTTTTCTTACATGATCCACATCTTATCTTTATCTATCCAGCACTAGAAGAACCCTCCCAGAAGATTTCTAATCCGCAATTAGTCCGTTTGTTTAGAAAGATTAATAGCGAAGAAAAGGATATTTTCCGTCGGGCAGCACACGATCTACGCGTAGAATTTAATCAGCGCCTTAAATATAATAGTATTATTGCTAAAGCCACAAGTTTGAAAACTCTTCAGGATGCAGAGAAGCGTTTTACATATATTGTCAATTTATTAAATAATATAAATAAAACAAAAGATCTGAGAGAAGCTTCCGAGCTGCAAGTACGCATCAAAAACATGTTAGCCATGCTTCAAAATGAATCTGCAAAGTTAGAAATGGTCAGAAGTCTAAACGATAATGAAATGATTTTTTCTGATATGCAAAAACAAGCAGTATATAAACGATTTTATAATTCTCAATACAACAAAATGCCTACAATATACTAACTACAAAAAAATGTTCAGAATAAAGGTTAGTCGAGGAAACTCTTTCCAACATTTGTTTTCTTTTCATGACAATCATGAAAATAAAGACGGACGTACAAGGTTCAGTACTAAGCCAATAATTGAAAGAGGCATAGAGATTTATCAAAACCATGATAATCGCGGTGAAAGTACGTAAGGAATGTATAAACGCCAATGAAGCCTTTAGCATGGTTCTATGTTTTAAGGTAATAAAAATTAACCATTCGCAAAGAGGAATGCCATGGACTTCAATATGTTCACGCAACTTTTTACTAAGATTGATCAAGGAACAAAAACATATATCATAGATATTTCTTCAAAAACGATTGCTACAATTACACCCTTTGTGTCAATCGGGGTAACAATCGCTTTTATCGTCTATGGATGGCTCATCATTCGTGGCGCTATAGATATGCCTCTCTCCAGTTTTGTGAACCGTTTCGTGCGTATAAGCATTATCACTTCAATAGCTTTAACCACAGGACTTTATCAAAGTGACATTGCAAATTTGATAACACAAATGCCCTCTGAATTATCAAAAGCACTCCTCAAAAATTCACTCACTGATCTAGAATTAATGGCCTTGCTTGATAAAACAGCAGGTATTGGACTTAAATATGCAAGCCGTCTTTTCGAAGAATCTGCTTTTTTTGACGACAACGGGACGCTTTATGCTCTTTTGGGCCTCCTTCTCTTATTAGCAACAAGCTTCGTAGTGGTAATCGGAGGTGGGCTCGTGATACTAACAAAAGTCGCTATTGTACTACTCGTGGGACTTGGGCCATTCTTCATTATTGCTCTACTCTGGCAACCAACCCATAAATTCTTCAAGCAATGGATAGCGCAGATCTTGAACTATATAATCCTCTTCATACTCTTAGCCAGCGTATTTGATCTGATGATGAATATTTTTTCAGTATACTTAGGTTATATGGGTATCGATTTCCAAGATAATGTAGCCTACACGTTTGGGGGAGTGTTCATCTTGTCTATTATAATCACTATTCTATTATTCAAAATGATAGGTATTGCCAATGCTTTAATAAAAGGCATTACATTTGATCATCTCTGGAGACATAGAAACTAAAGAAAGTATAGCAAAAAACAATTCCTTTAACAGCCACCCTTAATATTCGTATGATAAAATAATCAAAATATTTGCACTGCAATTTGATTCTTCCATAAATAAAAGAAAAAAAGCAAAATAATTATACGTTATGTGCTTTACTTTATATTTAAATGGCAATAATGAAAAATATCATTTTTATGATTTTGATTGCAAATCTCTTATCGGCTTGTGCAATAGTGCCAAAGCCAAAGTAGTCAAATGATAGAAACCCTATACCTATTAATAAAACAATCCCAGCCGAAATTAAGCGAGGAGACAGATGAAAAAGCAGTTTGTTATAACAGGAATCATTGTCCTTTGGGGAATGATGAATCTAACCCCATCAAATGCAGAGGATAGCTTACCAGCGTCTTCACCTGTAACAACTTCACCACCTCCTACACCCACGCAAACCCCATCATCTCCTTTATCACTAGACTATACAAAAATTACAGAAATTATTGACTTATTAAAAAAACAAATTGAAGAAAGTGAAAAACAGATCAAAAAAACGCAAGAGATCAATCAGTCTATAACAGGCAATAGAATACAAAAGCCAACAATAGGAGAAAAACCAGCACAAAATACGGCAGGCTCAAAAGAAGGTAAGAGTTTTTTCTTGGAAGACTCGTATTTTATCTACCCAACACCACAAAAGTACTATGCGCACATTAATCATGGGACGTTAGAAACTTCAATTCTTACTATTAATACAGAGGAGAAACGACTTGGACACTGGACAGCACCAATATTGCACAGAATAATTAGTAAGCGTCTTAAATATCATGCTATTGTCGCTAAAGCCGTGAGCTTGCAAGCTATTCAGGAGGCAGAGAAGCGCTTTACATATATTGTTGATTTAGTAAATAATATAAATAAAACAAAAGATCTGAGAGAAGTTTCCGAACTGCAAACACGCATCAGGAACATGTCAGCTATGCTTCAAAATGAATTTGCAAAATTAGAAATGGTTAAAAGTTTAAGCAATGATGAAATGGCTCTTATCGATATACAAAAACGTAAAAGGTATGGATTTATTGTTAATCATAAACATGAACGTATGGTCTCAATAAAATTTTAACAAAATTCTTTATAACACGTGCTTTCTCTTTTAATGCAAATAAAATCCAATATACAAGCTTCAGTGCTATTTAAATAATTCAACAGAGCATTATTGTAATTACACCCTTTGTGTCAATCGGGGTAACAATCGCTTTTATCGTCTATGGATGGCTCATCATTCGTGGCGCTATAGATATGCCTCTCTCCAGTTTTGTGAACCGTTTCGTGCGTATAAGCATTATCACTTCAATAGCTTTAACCACAGGACTTTATCAAAGTGACATTGCAAATTTGATAACACAAATGCCCTCTGAATTATCAAAAGCACTCCTCAAAAATTCACTCACTGATCTAGAATTAATGGCCTTGCTTGATAAAACAGCAGGTATTGGACTTAAATATGCAAGCCGTCTTTTCGAAGAATCTGCTTTTTTTGACGACAACGGGACGCTTTATGCTCTTTTGGGCCTCCTTCTCTTATTAGCAACAAGCTTCGTAGTGGTAATCGGAGGTGGGCTCGTGATACTAACAAAAGTCGCTATTGTACTGCTCGTGGGACTTGGGCCATTCTTCATTATTACTCTACTCTGGCAACCAACCCATAAATTCTTCAAGCAATGGATAGCGCAGATCTTGAACTATATAATCCTCTTCATACTCTTAGCCAGCGTATTTGATCTGATGATGAATATTTTTTCAGTATACTTAGGTTATATGGGTATCGATTTCCAAGATAATGTAGCCTACACGTTTGGGGGAGTGTTCATCTTGTCTATTATAATCACTATTCTATTATTCAAAATGATAGGTATTGCCAATGCTTTAATAAAAGGCATTACATTTGATC is a genomic window containing:
- a CDS encoding type IV secretion system protein, with the protein product MKKRFVITGIIVLLTMLNLTPSNAEVKVEFGPSPAPSSPFPPQISSSTLSLDYTKITEIIDLLNKQIEENKKQIKKTQEINQSITGNRIQTPTIGEKTKQSFFLHDPHLIFIYPALEEPSQKISNPQLVRLFRKINSEEKDIFRRAAHDLRVEFNQRLKYNSIIAKATSLKTLQDAEKRFTYIVNLLNNINKTKDLREASELQVRIKNMLAMLQNESAKLEMVRSLNDNEMIFSDMQKQAVYKRFYNSQYNKMPTIY
- a CDS encoding type IV secretion system protein, yielding MDFNMFTQLFTKIDQGTKTYIIDISSKTIATITPFVSIGVTIAFIVYGWLIIRGAIDMPLSSFVNRFVRISIITSIALTTGLYQSDIANLITQMPSELSKALLKNSLTDLELMALLDKTAGIGLKYASRLFEESAFFDDNGTLYALLGLLLLLATSFVVVIGGGLVILTKVAIVLLVGLGPFFIIALLWQPTHKFFKQWIAQILNYIILFILLASVFDLMMNIFSVYLGYMGIDFQDNVAYTFGGVFILSIIITILLFKMIGIANALIKGITFDHLWRHRN
- a CDS encoding type IV secretion system protein, whose protein sequence is MKKQFVITGIIVLWGMMNLTPSNAEDSLPASSPVTTSPPPTPTQTPSSPLSLDYTKITEIIDLLKKQIEESEKQIKKTQEINQSITGNRIQKPTIGEKPAQNTAGSKEGKSFFLEDSYFIYPTPQKYYAHINHGTLETSILTINTEEKRLGHWTAPILHRIISKRLKYHAIVAKAVSLQAIQEAEKRFTYIVDLVNNINKTKDLREVSELQTRIRNMSAMLQNEFAKLEMVKSLSNDEMALIDIQKRKRYGFIVNHKHERMVSIKF